From a region of the Candidatus Jettenia caeni genome:
- a CDS encoding mechanosensitive ion channel produces the protein MIHFISEQKYFGNTLLDYLISIGIIIVLVLTIRVLKGIIQKRLKAWIENTKIIIDDVIISGIEKFIIPLLYFCAFYFGLTYLDLSTSVAKIFHSALVIIVAFFIIRFTVVITHYVFKYYWEKRVGDKESMRNLRGISTIVTIVVWGLGLLFLLDNLDFRISAIITGLGIGGVAVAFAAQAVLSDFFGYFVIFFDRPFQVGDFIIVDDKMGIVENIGVKTTRITSVAGEQIVFPNSRLTSSRIHNYKQMERRRVLFTIGVTYQTPLQKLKEMPGIIKNIIENIDDAVFGRAHFQSYENSSMIFEIVYYITGSDFNKYMDIQQRINFRIYEEFEARGIERPTLLKLHS, from the coding sequence TTGATTCACTTCATTTCGGAACAAAAATATTTTGGTAATACCCTCTTAGATTACCTCATAAGCATAGGTATTATTATCGTATTAGTGCTTACTATCAGGGTTCTAAAAGGTATTATTCAGAAGCGATTAAAGGCATGGATTGAAAACACAAAAATCATCATTGATGATGTTATTATCTCAGGGATTGAAAAATTCATTATTCCCTTACTTTATTTTTGTGCTTTTTACTTTGGATTAACCTATTTAGACCTGAGTACATCAGTAGCAAAAATCTTTCATTCTGCTCTTGTTATAATTGTTGCTTTCTTTATCATTCGATTTACTGTTGTGATTACCCACTATGTCTTTAAATATTATTGGGAGAAGAGGGTTGGCGATAAAGAAAGTATGAGAAACTTGAGGGGGATATCGACTATTGTAACTATTGTAGTTTGGGGACTCGGCCTTCTTTTCCTTCTCGATAATCTTGATTTCAGGATTTCAGCAATTATAACGGGACTTGGCATTGGTGGTGTTGCTGTAGCTTTTGCAGCACAAGCGGTATTAAGTGATTTTTTTGGTTACTTTGTGATATTTTTTGACCGTCCTTTCCAGGTTGGTGATTTTATCATTGTTGATGATAAAATGGGAATTGTTGAAAACATCGGTGTAAAAACAACAAGAATCACAAGCGTAGCTGGTGAGCAAATCGTTTTTCCCAACTCCCGCCTTACAAGTTCCCGTATCCATAACTATAAGCAGATGGAAAGGAGGCGGGTCCTTTTTACGATTGGTGTAACATATCAAACACCTCTCCAAAAATTAAAAGAAATGCCCGGTATTATAAAAAATATTATTGAGAATATTGACGATGCCGTATTTGGCCGCGCACATTTTCAATCATATGAAAACTCTAGCATGATTTTTGAGATAGTTTATTACATTACTGGATCTGACTTTAATAAGTATATGGATATCCAGCAAAGGATTAATTTTCGTATTTATGAGGAGTTCGAGGCCCGGGGAATTGAAAGGCCTACCCTACTTAAACTTCATTCCTGA
- a CDS encoding polyprenyl synthase encodes METVGIFDSIKADMEEVENRFYKELKPESNSLADLISHISKYKGKRLRPALVLLSGKCAGDILPQHIDLAVVVEMVHTATLVHDDIIDEASMRRHVESVNSKWGREISILFGDYLFSRGFTILSALDSQIATLLLSQTVNIMSEGEIIQLQRRYDIELSENDYFDIIERKTASLCAASCRLGAAFAGANRKVLDMLSNYGLKIGIAFQIVDDCLDMMGTEDEVGKSLNTDIQKGKLTLPLIHLVNQLPKNKLKTTRELIFQNDVKETKAAILELLTEHDAVEYAFSTAKNIVKQAQEEIAPLPDSKYKTALLELADYIVTRRK; translated from the coding sequence GTGGAAACAGTGGGTATCTTCGACTCAATCAAAGCCGATATGGAAGAGGTTGAAAATCGATTTTATAAAGAATTAAAACCCGAGAGCAATTCATTAGCTGATCTTATCTCTCATATCAGTAAATATAAGGGAAAAAGGTTGCGGCCCGCTTTGGTATTATTGTCGGGGAAATGCGCCGGTGATATATTGCCTCAGCATATTGACCTTGCAGTCGTAGTAGAAATGGTTCATACTGCAACCCTTGTTCATGATGATATTATTGATGAAGCATCTATGAGAAGACATGTTGAAAGTGTAAACTCGAAATGGGGAAGAGAGATATCTATCTTGTTTGGGGATTATCTGTTTTCCAGAGGCTTTACTATACTTTCTGCCCTTGATTCTCAAATTGCGACCCTTCTGCTTTCTCAAACCGTTAATATCATGAGTGAAGGAGAAATAATTCAACTTCAAAGGCGTTATGATATTGAACTGAGTGAAAATGATTATTTCGATATTATCGAGAGAAAAACAGCCTCCCTTTGTGCTGCAAGTTGCCGCCTGGGAGCTGCATTTGCCGGAGCTAACCGCAAGGTATTAGATATGTTATCCAATTATGGTTTAAAGATCGGTATTGCTTTTCAGATTGTTGATGACTGCCTTGATATGATGGGCACTGAGGACGAAGTTGGTAAATCGTTAAACACGGATATACAGAAGGGTAAACTTACGTTACCTCTCATACATCTCGTGAATCAGCTACCAAAAAACAAGCTCAAGACAACGCGAGAACTGATATTCCAAAACGATGTGAAAGAGACAAAGGCTGCTATTCTTGAATTGTTAACAGAACATGATGCCGTTGAATATGCCTTCAGCACTGCAAAAAATATCGTAAAGCAGGCACAGGAAGAAATTGCTCCGCTTCCGGATTCAAAATATAAAACCGCTCTCTTAGAATTGGCAGATTATATCGTTACCCGAAGGAAATAA
- a CDS encoding porphobilinogen deaminase: MAKEKQIVVGSRGSKLALIQTNWVISELKRLNPEFEFQIEKITTKGDKITDAPLSRLGGVGLFTKELEVALIEKKIDIAVHSAKDVPTEIHGELTVGATPKRKDPHDVLISNNNATLKELPKNARIGTSSLRRRAQLLAFRPDLRVLDLRGNLDTRLKKLETDTMEAIILAHAGLIRMGYSGQISQIPFDIMLPAVGQGSLYIEIRKHDNRIEKVVSGINDPETRIAVEAERALMARLEGGCQVPIGAHAQVQGNEVYLEAIICSVDGITAVRDNHRGPANQAVKIGNELAQRMLENGGMKILNEIRQEFQKNINHI, translated from the coding sequence TTGGCAAAGGAAAAACAAATTGTCGTTGGTTCCAGAGGTAGTAAACTCGCTCTAATCCAGACAAATTGGGTTATATCTGAACTAAAACGATTGAATCCTGAATTTGAGTTTCAAATTGAGAAGATAACTACAAAGGGCGACAAGATTACAGATGCTCCCTTATCGCGTTTAGGTGGAGTTGGTTTATTTACGAAGGAATTGGAAGTAGCCCTCATTGAAAAAAAAATCGATATCGCCGTTCATAGCGCCAAAGATGTACCGACAGAGATCCACGGGGAATTAACTGTGGGTGCAACACCCAAGCGTAAGGATCCTCATGATGTCCTTATCAGTAATAATAATGCTACCCTGAAAGAATTGCCTAAAAATGCACGTATTGGTACCAGCAGTCTCCGCAGAAGGGCGCAGTTGCTTGCTTTTAGACCAGATCTCAGGGTACTGGACCTGCGCGGTAATCTGGATACCCGGCTTAAAAAACTCGAAACAGATACTATGGAAGCCATTATTTTAGCCCATGCAGGATTGATCAGGATGGGTTATTCGGGTCAAATCAGCCAAATACCTTTCGATATCATGTTGCCGGCCGTGGGTCAGGGCTCACTTTATATAGAAATCCGTAAACACGATAATCGTATTGAGAAAGTTGTTTCTGGCATCAATGATCCTGAGACAAGAATTGCCGTAGAAGCAGAGCGGGCATTGATGGCAAGGCTTGAAGGTGGATGCCAGGTTCCTATCGGGGCACATGCACAGGTGCAGGGGAATGAGGTATATCTTGAAGCGATTATTTGCTCGGTGGATGGTATAACTGCCGTAAGAGATAATCACCGTGGTCCTGCGAATCAGGCAGTAAAGATAGGGAATGAACTTGCTCAAAGGATGTTAGAAAATGGTGGGATGAAGATTTTGAATGAGATTCGGCAGGAATTTCAGAAAAATATAAACCATATATAA
- a CDS encoding putative heptosyltransferase has product MYTSMEKQLNNPENILVVRLGAMGDIIHVIPAVKNLRITFPSAHIAWLVEDKLKDLIECIPEVDEVIVFPRKQWQTALKHPQKYVKTISEMRMFFKKLRKKNYDIALDFHGNFKSGLLTYLSSARTRIGFSQGYCKEFNFIFTNLRITPQQKQMHRIDKYLNLLQGLRIKASYQRPVFSIPDTDRLYIQDFIHHNYHNQKSVTIIHPGTSIFGEYKRWQPKNYALLADRLIQELNYSVIFTWGPLEYKMVEEIISLMHYKATAACKTSSAKQLIALLRYANLFIGSDTGPTHIASCIGIPTVAIFGPKDPVIYAPYGKNAVIVKKDIPCRPCEKRTCNHITCINSITSEDVFDAVCKLLKTQIH; this is encoded by the coding sequence ATGTACACATCAATGGAAAAACAACTCAACAATCCAGAAAATATCCTGGTTGTTCGCCTGGGAGCAATGGGCGATATTATCCACGTTATACCTGCAGTAAAGAACCTGAGAATAACGTTCCCTTCCGCCCATATTGCATGGCTGGTAGAGGATAAACTAAAAGACCTCATTGAATGTATCCCGGAGGTAGATGAAGTTATTGTCTTCCCCAGGAAACAATGGCAAACCGCTCTTAAACACCCTCAGAAATATGTTAAAACCATCTCAGAAATGCGGATGTTTTTTAAAAAATTAAGAAAAAAGAACTATGATATCGCATTGGATTTTCATGGCAATTTTAAAAGTGGATTATTAACCTATCTGAGCAGCGCAAGAACAAGAATTGGTTTTTCTCAAGGATATTGCAAAGAATTTAACTTTATTTTCACGAATTTACGGATTACACCGCAACAGAAACAGATGCACAGGATTGATAAATATCTCAACCTTTTACAGGGCTTACGTATAAAGGCGAGTTATCAAAGGCCTGTATTCTCAATTCCGGATACTGACCGCCTCTATATTCAGGATTTTATTCACCACAATTATCATAATCAAAAATCTGTTACAATAATTCACCCGGGAACAAGCATATTTGGTGAATATAAACGATGGCAACCTAAAAATTATGCCCTTCTTGCAGACCGGCTAATACAGGAACTTAATTATTCAGTCATTTTTACCTGGGGCCCGCTTGAATACAAAATGGTAGAGGAAATTATCTCTCTCATGCATTATAAGGCTACTGCTGCATGCAAGACATCATCGGCGAAGCAATTAATTGCATTACTCCGCTATGCGAATCTTTTTATCGGCAGTGATACCGGTCCCACCCATATTGCTTCATGCATAGGGATCCCTACCGTTGCGATTTTTGGCCCCAAAGACCCCGTTATTTACGCCCCTTATGGCAAAAACGCTGTAATTGTAAAGAAAGACATCCCCTGTCGCCCTTGTGAAAAAAGGACGTGTAATCATATTACCTGTATTAATTCCATCACTTCAGAAGATGTCTTTGATGCTGTTTGTAAATTACTTAAGACGCAAATACATTAA